From Myxococcales bacterium, the proteins below share one genomic window:
- a CDS encoding thioredoxin family protein — MLPRPLAALLVPVIAAFGAAGILLAPEGYVAIGLGLAFFGLGMGVALAWAESAGGARARVGYFGLGLVATLVAVGGASAIDHERPAPPIVFVTNDHAVAAIEAARLAHRPVVLDFGATWCFPTFHFDGDTRGHDAVRKASRDFVMIHVDASDDEVPLVRELLSRYRVIGVPQVIVLDGEGNEAARLDTYVDDPRVVLGALRKATGP; from the coding sequence GTGCTCCCGCGTCCCCTCGCCGCCCTGCTCGTCCCCGTGATCGCCGCCTTTGGCGCCGCGGGCATCTTGCTCGCTCCCGAGGGCTACGTCGCGATCGGGCTCGGGCTCGCGTTCTTCGGCCTCGGGATGGGCGTCGCCCTCGCGTGGGCCGAGAGCGCCGGCGGAGCGAGGGCGCGCGTGGGGTACTTCGGCTTGGGGCTCGTCGCGACCTTGGTCGCCGTCGGAGGAGCATCGGCCATCGACCACGAGAGGCCCGCGCCGCCCATCGTCTTCGTGACGAACGACCATGCCGTCGCGGCGATCGAAGCGGCGCGCCTCGCGCACCGGCCCGTGGTGCTCGACTTCGGCGCCACGTGGTGTTTTCCCACGTTCCACTTCGACGGCGACACGAGGGGCCACGACGCCGTGCGCAAAGCGAGCCGCGACTTCGTGATGATCCACGTGGACGCCTCGGACGACGAGGTGCCGCTCGTGCGAGAGCTCCTCTCGCGGTACCGCGTCATCGGCGTTCCCCAAGTGATCGTGCTCGACGGCGAAGGGAACGAGGCCGCGCGGCTCGACACCTACGTCGACGATCCGAGGGTCGTGCTCGGCGCGCTCCGCAAAGCCACGGGCCCCTGA
- a CDS encoding MBL fold metallo-hydrolase, producing MKLHSIEGNRQRLDGGSMFGNCPKTMWETWCPPDEKNRISLACRGLLVREPSGRNVLLEAGIGSFFPPKLRERYGVEETESVLLGSLAAVGLTPDDVHVVVLSHLHFDHAGGLLAPFEEGKPHRLAFGKASFVVSKGAWERAKHPHARDKASFIPELQELMEATGRVEVVSGDRSTTLGDAYSFSFSEGHTPGLMLTRVEGGERPVTFLGDLVPGTPWVHLPITMGYDRFPELLIEEKERVLARILAEDGLAFYTHDPKVVASRLTKGEKGKYMPLEPLARLAG from the coding sequence ATGAAGCTCCATTCGATCGAGGGCAACCGTCAGAGGCTCGACGGCGGCTCCATGTTCGGCAACTGCCCGAAGACCATGTGGGAGACCTGGTGCCCGCCGGACGAGAAGAACCGCATCTCGCTCGCGTGCCGGGGCCTGCTCGTGCGCGAGCCCTCCGGGCGCAACGTGCTCCTCGAGGCGGGGATCGGCTCGTTTTTCCCTCCGAAGCTCCGTGAGCGGTACGGCGTCGAGGAGACCGAGAGCGTGCTGCTCGGGTCGCTCGCGGCCGTGGGCCTCACGCCGGACGACGTGCACGTGGTGGTGCTCTCCCACCTCCACTTCGATCACGCGGGGGGCCTGCTCGCGCCGTTCGAAGAGGGGAAGCCTCACAGGCTCGCGTTCGGCAAGGCGAGCTTCGTCGTGTCGAAGGGCGCGTGGGAGCGCGCGAAGCACCCGCACGCGCGCGACAAAGCCTCGTTCATCCCCGAGCTGCAGGAGCTCATGGAGGCGACGGGCCGCGTCGAGGTCGTCTCGGGCGATCGCTCGACGACTCTCGGCGACGCGTACTCGTTCTCGTTCTCGGAGGGGCACACGCCGGGGCTCATGCTCACGCGCGTCGAGGGAGGGGAGCGCCCCGTCACGTTCCTCGGGGATCTCGTGCCGGGCACGCCGTGGGTGCACCTGCCCATCACCATGGGCTACGACCGCTTCCCCGAGCTGCTCATCGAAGAGAAGGAGCGTGTGCTCGCGCGCATCCTCGCGGAGGACGGGCTCGCGTTCTACACGCACGATCCGAAGGTCGTCGCGAGCCGCCTCACGAAGGGCGAGAAGGGGAAATACATGCCCCTCGAGCCCCTCGCGCGCCTCGCGGGCTGA
- the dinB gene encoding DNA polymerase IV encodes MRTILHVDMDAFFASVEELDDPRLRGKAVLVGGAFRRGVVAAASYAARAKGARSAMPMAEALRRCPEAIVVPPRRERYAEVSARVFAIFRRYTPLVEGLSLDEAFLDVTESRSLFGGGREIAAAIRAAIREELSLTASAGVSHCKFVSKVASDLEKPDGLVVAPYPAAPFLAPLSIERMWGIGPKTAPRLRALGLRTLGDLARSTEATLSPVLGAYAGRSIALARGEDDRPVVPHAPAKSIGSESTYEEDLVGEEAIARAALAHAAEVARRLTAERLVARTVAVKVKRADFTLVSRQISLPDAVSDTVSIHEAATSQIRRMGLADTRVRLVGVHVSGLEGEPLTRELFADPARERRKRLEGAVGAVNDKFGGILTRASLLDAPERRPNGVGVAREDLAKVAGEGDLAPRRR; translated from the coding sequence ATGCGGACGATCCTTCACGTCGACATGGACGCGTTCTTCGCGTCCGTCGAAGAGCTCGACGATCCGAGGCTCCGCGGGAAGGCGGTGCTCGTCGGGGGAGCGTTCCGGCGTGGGGTGGTCGCGGCCGCCTCGTACGCGGCGCGGGCGAAGGGGGCACGCTCCGCGATGCCCATGGCCGAGGCGCTCCGCCGGTGCCCCGAGGCGATCGTGGTGCCGCCCCGGCGCGAACGGTACGCCGAGGTGAGCGCGCGGGTGTTCGCGATTTTTCGCCGCTACACGCCGCTCGTCGAGGGGCTCTCGCTCGACGAGGCCTTCCTCGACGTCACCGAGAGCCGCTCGCTCTTCGGCGGGGGCAGAGAGATCGCGGCGGCCATCCGCGCGGCCATTCGCGAGGAGCTCTCGCTCACGGCGTCGGCGGGGGTGTCGCACTGCAAGTTCGTGTCGAAGGTCGCGAGCGATCTCGAGAAGCCCGACGGCCTCGTCGTCGCGCCGTACCCCGCGGCTCCGTTCTTGGCACCGCTCTCGATCGAGCGCATGTGGGGCATCGGCCCGAAGACGGCGCCGCGCCTCCGCGCGCTCGGCCTCCGCACCTTGGGGGACCTCGCGCGGTCGACCGAGGCCACGCTCTCGCCCGTGCTCGGGGCCTACGCGGGGCGCTCCATCGCGCTCGCGCGCGGCGAGGACGATCGCCCCGTCGTGCCTCACGCGCCCGCGAAGAGCATCGGCTCGGAGTCGACCTACGAGGAGGACCTCGTGGGGGAGGAGGCCATCGCGCGCGCGGCCCTCGCCCACGCGGCCGAGGTGGCGCGTCGCCTCACCGCCGAGCGGCTCGTCGCGCGGACCGTGGCCGTGAAGGTGAAGCGCGCCGACTTCACCCTCGTCTCGCGGCAGATCTCCCTCCCGGACGCGGTGAGCGACACGGTCTCGATCCACGAGGCGGCGACGTCGCAGATCCGCCGCATGGGCCTCGCCGACACGCGGGTGCGCCTCGTGGGGGTGCACGTGTCCGGGCTGGAAGGGGAGCCCCTCACGCGCGAGCTCTTCGCCGATCCGGCCCGTGAGCGCCGCAAGCGCCTCGAGGGCGCGGTCGGGGCCGTGAACGACAAATTCGGCGGGATCCTGACCCGCGCGTCGTTGCTGGACGCTCCGGAGCGGCGCCCGAACGGGGTAGGGGTGGCGCGCGAGGACCTCGCGAAGGTGGCCGGCGAAGGGGATCTCGCGCCGCGTAGGCGGTGA
- a CDS encoding alpha/beta hydrolase has translation MHASPRSLTTLAATPLSPRSLMTSAPPSEPRLSPPAGATRRLPTPMSRATRFRLRLLVLVMLVLFAGPVLRDHRAAATLLGRFSDAKAEVTGLDEGEIFLDAPRGKVRARTFAPKGRAGLPGVVLVHGIQYQGIDEARITRFARAFADTGVVVLMPEIAELSDYHVDPRSIGTVGAAIEALRARTGRDRVGLMGMSFGGGIALLTAAREEHRDHVGFVVAVGAHDDLARTLRFFATRTVGFPDGTARTQRAHDYGAMVLVYNRVPDFFPEADREEATLALRAWLHEKRDIAREHAKKTAPASRDLLEEIFTTDLAGIRPELRRIVETHAGEDTGVSPHGHLEGLRAPVYLLHGEDDVVIPSAETLWLANDVPKGLLREALVSPAIRHVEVEGEPTLAQKWALLRFMGRVIGEARAL, from the coding sequence ATGCACGCCTCCCCGCGCTCCCTCACGACGCTCGCCGCGACCCCGCTCTCGCCCCGCTCGCTCATGACCTCCGCGCCCCCCTCCGAGCCCCGGCTCTCGCCCCCCGCCGGGGCGACCCGCCGCTTGCCGACCCCGATGTCCCGCGCGACCCGGTTTCGGCTACGCCTCCTCGTGCTCGTGATGCTCGTGCTCTTCGCCGGGCCCGTCCTCCGCGACCACCGCGCGGCGGCCACGCTGCTCGGGCGCTTCTCGGACGCGAAGGCCGAGGTCACGGGGCTCGACGAGGGCGAGATCTTCCTCGACGCCCCGCGAGGCAAGGTGCGGGCGCGCACGTTCGCGCCGAAGGGACGCGCGGGGCTGCCCGGGGTCGTGCTCGTCCACGGCATCCAATACCAAGGCATCGACGAGGCTCGCATCACGCGCTTCGCTCGGGCCTTCGCCGACACGGGCGTCGTGGTGCTCATGCCCGAGATCGCCGAGCTCAGCGACTACCACGTGGACCCGCGCTCGATCGGCACCGTGGGGGCCGCGATCGAGGCGCTACGCGCCCGCACGGGCCGCGACCGCGTCGGGCTCATGGGGATGAGCTTCGGCGGGGGCATCGCGCTGCTCACGGCGGCGCGCGAGGAGCACCGGGACCACGTGGGGTTCGTGGTCGCGGTCGGCGCCCACGACGACCTCGCGCGGACGCTCCGCTTCTTCGCGACCCGCACCGTGGGTTTCCCCGACGGCACGGCCCGCACGCAGCGCGCGCACGACTACGGCGCGATGGTGCTCGTCTACAACCGCGTGCCGGACTTCTTCCCCGAGGCCGACCGCGAGGAGGCCACCTTGGCGCTGCGCGCGTGGCTCCACGAGAAGCGCGATATCGCGCGGGAGCACGCGAAGAAGACCGCCCCCGCGTCGCGCGATCTCCTCGAGGAGATCTTCACGACCGACCTCGCCGGCATCCGCCCCGAGCTGCGCCGCATCGTCGAGACCCACGCGGGCGAGGACACGGGCGTCTCTCCCCACGGGCACCTCGAAGGGCTGCGCGCGCCGGTCTATCTCCTCCACGGCGAGGACGACGTCGTGATCCCTTCGGCCGAGACGCTGTGGCTCGCGAACGACGTCCCCAAGGGCCTCCTCCGCGAGGCGCTCGTGAGCCCCGCCATCCGCCACGTCGAGGTCGAGGGCGAGCCGACCCTCGCGCAGAAGTGGGCGCTCCTCCGGTTCATGGGGCGCGTCATCGGGGAGGCTCGAGCCCTCTGA
- a CDS encoding Hsp20/alpha crystallin family protein, with amino-acid sequence MRTSSPFDRLLSPRLSPFDLFDRELHRAAPRSAEPTFATNVWEAEAAFEIVVDLPGFAESDVDVSVHDDTVAIRAERKDATREGKKLHLHERRTASFARSFSIGQPIDAEGVTAQMKNGVLTVTVPKSKAAGARHIPITAA; translated from the coding sequence ATGCGCACGTCCTCTCCCTTCGATCGTCTCCTTTCCCCCCGCCTCTCCCCCTTCGACCTCTTCGACCGTGAGCTTCACCGGGCCGCGCCTCGGTCGGCGGAGCCCACCTTCGCGACCAACGTGTGGGAGGCCGAGGCCGCCTTCGAGATCGTGGTCGACCTGCCCGGCTTCGCCGAGTCCGACGTGGACGTGAGCGTGCACGACGACACCGTCGCCATCCGCGCCGAACGCAAGGACGCGACGCGCGAGGGCAAGAAGCTCCACCTCCACGAGCGCCGCACCGCGAGCTTCGCGCGCTCGTTCTCGATCGGCCAACCGATCGACGCCGAGGGTGTCACCGCCCAGATGAAGAACGGCGTGCTCACGGTCACCGTGCCCAAGAGCAAAGCGGCAGGCGCGCGCCACATCCCCATCACCGCCGCCTGA
- the rplT gene encoding 50S ribosomal protein L20: protein MPRAKRGFKARRRRNRILKHASGYHSARSRLFAYAKEVVMKAWVYAYAHRKRKKRDFRRLWIARINAAARTNGTSYSRLMHGLKSAKIGLDRKVLSDIAIVDPKGFEQIVKAAKA from the coding sequence ATGCCCCGCGCAAAACGAGGATTCAAGGCGCGTCGTCGCCGTAACCGCATCCTGAAGCACGCTTCGGGTTACCACAGCGCCCGCTCGCGCCTCTTCGCCTACGCGAAAGAGGTCGTGATGAAGGCGTGGGTTTACGCCTACGCCCACCGCAAGCGCAAGAAGCGCGACTTCCGTCGCCTCTGGATCGCCCGCATCAACGCGGCCGCCCGCACGAACGGCACGAGCTACTCGCGCCTCATGCACGGCCTCAAGTCGGCGAAGATCGGCCTCGATCGCAAGGTCCTCTCGGACATCGCGATCGTCGACCCGAAGGGCTTCGAGCAGATCGTCAAAGCCGCCAAGGCCTGA
- the rpmI gene encoding 50S ribosomal protein L35, translating to MPKMKTRKTAKKRFKLTGSGRVRRPKQGGNHGMQEKSRKRIRRLRNNDMVDKTLEKHIKRLIPYG from the coding sequence ATGCCCAAGATGAAAACCCGAAAGACCGCCAAAAAGCGGTTCAAGCTGACCGGCTCCGGCCGGGTGCGCCGGCCCAAGCAGGGCGGCAACCACGGCATGCAGGAGAAGTCGCGCAAGCGCATCCGTCGCCTCCGCAACAACGACATGGTCGACAAGACGCTCGAGAAGCACATCAAGCGTCTCATCCCTTACGGCTGA
- a CDS encoding SDR family oxidoreductase — MNVVITGTSSGFGKITAKHLARAGHTVFATMRGVSGKNAPAADELRTFAASEKVALHVLELDVTDDASVADAVARIEAVGPIDVVINNAGFGYFGHGESISADQLAHQLDVNVVGVQRVNRAVLPGMRARRSGLLVHVTSGLGRIVLPTLGVYGASKFALEALAEAYRYELAALGIDSVIVQPGAFATGFFGNVPDVASPERGSAYGAAADLGQKLGEAMHGMTTAKDAPDPVLIAEAIAELIATPVGRRPLRTVVDPLTGQGTVAINGVASEVQRGVFEAMGLSAFLEPRAS; from the coding sequence ATGAACGTCGTCATCACGGGCACGAGCAGCGGCTTTGGAAAGATCACCGCGAAGCACCTCGCACGGGCGGGGCACACGGTCTTCGCGACCATGCGCGGGGTCTCCGGCAAGAACGCCCCTGCCGCGGACGAGCTCCGCACCTTCGCCGCCTCGGAGAAGGTGGCTCTCCACGTGCTCGAGCTCGACGTCACGGACGACGCCTCGGTGGCCGACGCCGTCGCGCGCATCGAGGCCGTAGGGCCCATCGACGTCGTCATCAACAACGCGGGCTTCGGCTACTTCGGCCACGGCGAGTCGATCTCGGCCGACCAGCTCGCGCACCAGCTCGACGTGAACGTGGTCGGGGTGCAGCGGGTGAACCGCGCGGTCCTGCCCGGCATGCGTGCGCGGCGCTCGGGGCTCCTCGTGCACGTCACGAGCGGTCTCGGTCGCATCGTCCTGCCGACGCTCGGAGTGTACGGGGCGAGCAAATTCGCGCTCGAGGCGCTCGCCGAGGCGTACCGCTACGAGCTCGCGGCGCTCGGGATCGACTCGGTGATCGTGCAGCCCGGAGCCTTCGCCACCGGGTTCTTCGGCAACGTGCCCGACGTCGCGAGCCCCGAGCGAGGCTCGGCGTACGGTGCGGCCGCCGACCTCGGTCAGAAGCTCGGAGAGGCCATGCACGGCATGACCACGGCGAAGGACGCGCCGGACCCGGTGCTCATCGCCGAGGCCATCGCAGAGCTCATCGCGACCCCGGTGGGGCGCCGCCCGCTCCGCACCGTCGTCGATCCGCTCACGGGCCAAGGTACGGTGGCCATCAACGGGGTCGCGTCCGAGGTCCAGCGCGGCGTCTTCGAGGCGATGGGGCTCTCCGCGTTCCTCGAGCCGCGCGCCTCGTGA
- a CDS encoding amidase, protein MTPEEYLTYDALSLAELVRTKKASARELLQVATAVLDRENPKINAVVHRLDAQAKAAAEADPAGAFGGVPFLVKDLDGVLADAPYNAGSRALRGHVAKDDTELFARYRKLGVVFLGKTNTPELGLLAITEPELHGPTRNPWNLGHTPGGSSGGSAAAVAAGIVPVAHAGDGGGSIRIPASACGLFGLKPTRGRMPLGPHKGEGWHGLVVPHVVSRTVRDSAAFLDATHGPDVGAPYVALAPKGSFLSATLEPEKKPRLRIGFSARSILGDKTHDDCRDALDAAMKACEALGHEPVPVEIPIDRDAVRIAYLTIVAAGAAYGVEELARTAGKPVHPDDFEPPTWFLAQLGRAFSALDLERARATLFAVQRQVGRLFETIDVLSTPTLAYPPAKVGELALKPAERVGLRALRAVPAKPLLERALFELAKNALERTPNTMLFNMTGQPAMSVPLSESREGLPVGVQFVGKMGHEETLFALAAELELAKPWIARRPKLR, encoded by the coding sequence GTGACCCCCGAAGAGTACCTCACCTACGACGCCCTCTCCCTCGCCGAGCTCGTCCGCACGAAGAAGGCCTCGGCCCGCGAGCTGCTTCAGGTCGCGACCGCCGTGCTCGATCGCGAGAACCCGAAGATCAACGCGGTCGTGCACAGGCTCGACGCGCAGGCCAAAGCGGCGGCCGAGGCCGATCCAGCGGGCGCCTTCGGCGGGGTACCGTTCCTCGTGAAGGACCTCGACGGGGTGCTCGCCGATGCGCCCTACAACGCCGGCTCGCGCGCGCTGCGTGGGCACGTGGCCAAGGACGACACCGAGCTCTTCGCGCGGTACCGGAAGCTCGGCGTCGTATTCCTCGGAAAGACGAACACGCCCGAGCTCGGGCTCCTCGCGATCACCGAGCCGGAGCTCCACGGGCCGACCCGCAACCCCTGGAACCTCGGGCACACCCCGGGAGGCTCGTCGGGTGGCTCCGCCGCCGCCGTGGCCGCGGGCATCGTCCCCGTCGCGCACGCAGGCGACGGGGGCGGCTCGATCCGCATCCCCGCCTCGGCGTGCGGTCTCTTCGGCTTGAAGCCGACCCGCGGGCGCATGCCGCTCGGACCCCACAAGGGCGAAGGGTGGCACGGGCTCGTCGTGCCGCACGTGGTCTCGCGCACGGTCCGCGACAGCGCCGCGTTCCTCGACGCGACCCACGGCCCCGACGTCGGCGCGCCCTACGTCGCCCTCGCCCCGAAGGGCTCGTTCCTCTCGGCGACGCTCGAGCCCGAGAAGAAGCCGCGCCTCCGCATCGGCTTCTCGGCGCGCTCGATCCTCGGCGACAAGACCCACGACGACTGCCGGGACGCCCTCGACGCGGCGATGAAGGCCTGCGAGGCGCTGGGCCACGAGCCGGTCCCCGTCGAGATCCCCATCGACCGCGACGCCGTGCGGATCGCGTACCTCACGATCGTGGCCGCGGGCGCGGCGTACGGCGTCGAGGAGCTCGCGCGCACGGCCGGGAAGCCCGTACACCCGGACGACTTCGAGCCGCCGACGTGGTTCCTTGCCCAGCTCGGGCGGGCCTTCTCCGCCCTGGATCTCGAGCGCGCGCGAGCCACCCTCTTCGCCGTGCAGCGGCAGGTCGGCCGCCTCTTCGAGACGATCGACGTGCTCTCGACGCCGACGCTCGCGTATCCCCCGGCGAAGGTGGGTGAGCTCGCGCTGAAACCCGCCGAGCGTGTCGGCCTCCGTGCGCTCCGCGCCGTGCCCGCCAAGCCTCTCCTCGAGCGGGCGCTCTTCGAGCTCGCGAAGAACGCGCTCGAGCGGACGCCGAACACGATGCTCTTCAACATGACGGGTCAGCCCGCGATGAGCGTGCCGCTCTCCGAGAGCCGAGAGGGGTTGCCGGTCGGCGTGCAGTTCGTAGGAAAAATGGGCCACGAAGAGACCCTCTTCGCGCTCGCCGCCGAGCTCGAGCTCGCGAAGCCTTGGATCGCCCGACGCCCCAAGCTCCGCTGA
- a CDS encoding SDR family oxidoreductase, protein MPKYLITGGAGFIGSSIAEALLAAGEKVRIIDDFATGRRQNLQSLPGDFELVEGSIVDPDTMARALDGIEVVFHQAAIPSVSRSVDTPQLSLMVNVQGTTVLCDVARHKGVKRIVFAASSSAYGDTPTLPKVETMAPSPRSPYAVSKLTCEHLLRVSAALYGLETLSLRYFNVFGPRQDPTSQYAAVIPNFITAAIKRTRPVIFGDGEQTRDFCYIANTVGANLLAANTKNKLEGQVVNIACGERISLNQLLEYIGAEAGIKLEADYRPTRVGDVRDSLASIEAARELIGFDPKVKVREGLAKTFAAFREFTK, encoded by the coding sequence ATGCCGAAGTATCTGATCACGGGGGGCGCGGGCTTCATTGGTTCGTCGATCGCCGAGGCGCTCCTCGCGGCCGGCGAGAAGGTCCGCATCATCGACGACTTCGCCACCGGGCGCAGGCAGAACCTCCAGAGCCTGCCCGGGGACTTCGAGCTCGTCGAGGGCTCGATCGTCGATCCCGACACCATGGCCCGGGCCCTCGATGGGATCGAGGTAGTGTTCCACCAGGCGGCGATCCCCTCGGTCTCGCGGTCGGTCGATACGCCTCAGCTTTCGCTCATGGTGAACGTGCAGGGCACGACGGTGCTCTGTGACGTGGCGCGCCACAAGGGCGTGAAGCGCATCGTGTTCGCGGCGAGCTCGTCGGCCTACGGAGACACACCGACCCTCCCCAAGGTCGAGACGATGGCGCCTTCGCCGAGGTCGCCGTACGCGGTGTCCAAGCTCACGTGCGAGCACCTCCTCCGCGTGAGCGCGGCGCTCTACGGCCTCGAGACCTTGAGCCTCCGCTACTTCAACGTCTTCGGCCCCCGCCAAGATCCGACGAGCCAGTACGCGGCCGTCATCCCGAACTTCATCACCGCCGCCATCAAGCGCACGCGGCCGGTCATCTTCGGTGACGGCGAGCAGACCCGGGACTTCTGCTACATCGCGAACACGGTCGGCGCGAACCTCCTCGCCGCCAACACCAAGAACAAGCTCGAGGGGCAGGTCGTCAACATCGCGTGCGGCGAACGCATCTCGCTGAACCAGCTCCTCGAGTACATCGGCGCCGAGGCGGGCATCAAGCTCGAGGCCGACTACCGCCCGACCCGCGTCGGCGACGTCCGCGATTCGCTCGCCTCGATCGAGGCCGCACGCGAGCTCATCGGCTTCGACCCGAAGGTGAAGGTCCGCGAGGGGCTCGCCAAGACGTTCGCCGCCTTCCGCGAGTTCACGAAGTAG
- a CDS encoding glutathione S-transferase family protein gives MSPFSRRARLALAHKGLLAGTTLRDARAEPANMEQVKKVSATETVPVLVDGGRVVTDSTALLHYLDRAYPEAPRLFAEDLDAFARELEIVTLVDAVLNPVVDLGSRYHWLATSMHWAETVSERKDRIFAATARLVEAARSLRGWGAAELSLFTMVLWFEGLPARVGQTPAIERILELGVTMPPELVTWAEPHHARDDVRAL, from the coding sequence ATGTCCCCCTTTTCGCGGAGGGCGCGGCTCGCGCTCGCGCACAAGGGGCTGCTCGCGGGGACGACCCTGCGGGACGCCCGCGCCGAGCCGGCGAACATGGAGCAGGTCAAGAAGGTGTCGGCCACCGAGACGGTGCCGGTGCTCGTGGACGGTGGCCGCGTCGTGACCGACTCGACGGCCCTCCTCCACTACCTCGACCGAGCCTACCCCGAGGCGCCGCGGCTCTTCGCAGAGGACCTCGACGCCTTCGCGCGCGAGCTCGAGATCGTGACCCTCGTCGACGCGGTGCTAAACCCCGTGGTCGACCTCGGCTCGCGTTACCATTGGCTCGCCACCAGCATGCACTGGGCCGAGACGGTCTCCGAGCGCAAGGACCGAATCTTCGCTGCGACCGCCCGCCTCGTCGAGGCAGCGCGCTCGCTCCGAGGGTGGGGAGCAGCCGAGCTGAGCCTCTTCACGATGGTGCTTTGGTTCGAGGGACTGCCGGCGCGTGTCGGGCAGACCCCGGCGATCGAGCGCATCCTGGAGCTCGGGGTGACCATGCCGCCGGAGCTCGTGACGTGGGCCGAGCCGCACCACGCCCGCGACGACGTGCGCGCGCTCTGA
- a CDS encoding DNA repair exonuclease: protein MKLVHAADLHVDSPVAGMHDAPGLRDHAHHATRRALTNLVDLCLSEDARLLLLAGDLFDGSWRDFGTGLFFAQELSRLRDIGCKVVIVRGNHDAESVVSRKLRLADHVHELSTAAPETFVLEHLGVAVHGQGYRTRATRDDLAAGYPSPISGALNVGLLHTSLDGRPGHEPYAPTQRATLVSRGYDYWALGHVHTREVVDRAPYVVFPGNIQGRHVNETGPKGATVLDVSGASIVSVEHRSLDVLRFGKLGLRVERDDGLDELLERARQGIETELEACEGRPLVARVTLEGTLGARLQREARRLEEELRLFVASEHGARVTVERVRMRAVEDTRERASIVSPPTEDELAAEQKDLLADLAELERRLPPEARKRLESVRDELVVSAMERARTRVSAETSGASVADEGEP, encoded by the coding sequence GTGAAGCTCGTCCACGCCGCGGATCTCCACGTCGACAGCCCCGTCGCCGGCATGCACGACGCGCCCGGGCTCCGCGATCATGCGCACCACGCGACACGGCGCGCGCTCACGAACCTCGTCGACCTCTGCCTCTCCGAGGACGCGCGCTTGCTCTTGCTCGCGGGCGACCTCTTCGACGGCTCCTGGCGCGATTTCGGCACCGGTCTCTTCTTCGCGCAGGAGCTGTCGCGGCTCCGCGACATCGGCTGCAAGGTCGTCATCGTCCGGGGGAACCACGACGCCGAGAGCGTCGTCTCGCGAAAGCTCCGCCTCGCCGACCACGTGCACGAGCTGTCCACCGCCGCCCCCGAGACCTTCGTGCTCGAGCACCTCGGCGTCGCGGTTCATGGGCAGGGGTACCGAACACGCGCCACACGCGACGACCTGGCCGCAGGCTACCCGAGCCCGATCTCCGGGGCGCTCAACGTAGGACTTTTGCATACATCACTCGACGGGCGCCCTGGTCACGAGCCCTACGCGCCGACACAGCGGGCGACGCTCGTGTCCCGCGGCTACGACTACTGGGCCCTCGGCCACGTGCACACGCGCGAGGTGGTCGACCGGGCGCCGTACGTGGTCTTCCCGGGGAACATCCAGGGGCGCCACGTGAACGAGACCGGCCCGAAGGGGGCCACGGTGCTCGACGTGTCGGGCGCGTCGATCGTGAGCGTCGAGCACCGCTCCTTGGACGTGCTCCGGTTCGGAAAGCTCGGTCTTCGTGTGGAACGCGACGACGGCCTCGACGAGCTGCTCGAGCGAGCGCGGCAGGGCATCGAGACCGAGCTCGAGGCCTGCGAGGGGCGCCCGCTCGTCGCGCGCGTGACCCTCGAGGGCACCCTCGGCGCGAGGCTCCAGAGAGAGGCGCGAAGGCTCGAAGAAGAGCTCCGGCTCTTCGTGGCGTCCGAGCACGGCGCGCGCGTCACCGTCGAGCGGGTCCGCATGCGCGCGGTCGAGGACACCCGAGAGCGCGCCTCGATCGTGTCGCCCCCCACGGAAGACGAGCTCGCGGCCGAACAAAAGGACCTCCTCGCCGACCTCGCCGAGCTCGAGCGACGTCTCCCTCCGGAGGCGCGAAAGAGGCTCGAGAGCGTCAGGGACGAGCTCGTCGTCTCGGCCATGGAGCGCGCGCGGACGCGGGTCTCCGCCGAGACCTCGGGCGCGAGCGTCGCCGACGAGGGCGAGCCGTGA